The following are encoded in a window of Francisella tularensis subsp. tularensis genomic DNA:
- the fslE gene encoding rhizoferrin import outer membrane protein FslE, with amino-acid sequence MLNKINIVFICFLVLSITPFMGFSNSFKNSNEQSQKSNSIDKQGITQLQSQIANIQAEINHLTQIKNSNNSAQFATYSSKVENIGLPNSLPDNNKLTLDIMTNIDSDSSIINLSDCSIGGIFDKDGGINVGGAPAITTQGEVTFLGAYSGNNTVPIGMISSNLFASTVMGLRNKFDSYSIFFGGKIEADAQLWFGSSTISNKATNLASNGQNISLTAANLYFLSNVGHYVTAEIEFNTTELNNFSLGNAFVIFGNLDTSPFFLTAGRNKLSVGAFGGGGPWTGGITKNFLSPGKVTNVSLNYKSDVWNANVAVFGSNDNQFNFSTGLFYAQKWTQDIAVGFNTGYVYNMAGAGNPSLSRFLQSQGHPTDTIGSFNVNTNITYTIAGGFLNLGAGWATTTNKKDFTGSGKDVLAGAWYAAANYSLVFRGRKTNFGISYGESYNSTNIPMTLTASPLNFGRSSSGIQKQIIVSSQRAYFDNNVLFGPEYSYQQLYNGKHMNTITIDMAVYL; translated from the coding sequence ATGCTAAATAAAATTAATATAGTATTTATATGCTTTTTAGTATTATCAATTACCCCCTTTATGGGGTTTTCTAACAGTTTTAAAAACTCTAATGAACAATCGCAAAAATCAAACTCAATTGATAAGCAAGGTATAACCCAACTACAATCACAAATAGCAAATATTCAAGCTGAAATAAATCATTTAACCCAAATAAAAAACTCAAATAATTCAGCACAATTTGCTACATACAGTTCAAAAGTCGAAAACATTGGTCTACCTAATAGCTTACCTGATAATAATAAATTAACTCTTGATATAATGACAAATATAGATTCTGATAGTTCTATCATAAATCTAAGTGATTGCTCTATTGGTGGTATCTTTGACAAAGATGGTGGTATAAACGTTGGTGGTGCACCTGCTATTACAACCCAAGGTGAGGTTACCTTCTTAGGAGCATACTCTGGTAACAATACTGTACCTATAGGAATGATATCAAGTAACTTATTTGCCTCAACTGTAATGGGGTTAAGGAATAAGTTTGATAGTTATTCGATATTCTTTGGCGGTAAAATTGAAGCTGATGCGCAGCTTTGGTTTGGTAGTAGTACTATCTCAAATAAAGCAACAAACCTTGCTAGTAATGGTCAAAATATATCACTAACCGCAGCAAACTTATACTTTTTATCAAATGTTGGACATTATGTAACTGCAGAAATAGAATTTAACACTACTGAACTTAATAATTTCTCTTTGGGTAACGCTTTTGTCATCTTTGGCAACCTTGATACTTCACCTTTTTTCTTAACTGCTGGAAGAAACAAACTCTCTGTAGGTGCGTTTGGTGGAGGTGGTCCATGGACAGGTGGAATAACAAAAAACTTCCTCTCTCCTGGTAAAGTGACAAATGTTTCACTAAACTATAAAAGCGATGTATGGAATGCTAATGTCGCTGTTTTTGGCTCTAACGATAACCAGTTTAATTTTTCAACTGGATTATTTTATGCACAAAAATGGACCCAAGATATAGCTGTCGGTTTTAATACTGGTTATGTTTATAATATGGCAGGAGCTGGCAATCCCTCTTTAAGTAGGTTCTTACAGAGTCAGGGGCATCCTACCGATACCATTGGTAGTTTTAATGTCAATACAAATATTACCTATACTATTGCTGGTGGTTTCTTAAATTTAGGTGCTGGGTGGGCAACAACAACCAATAAAAAAGACTTCACAGGCTCTGGTAAAGATGTTTTAGCTGGTGCATGGTATGCTGCCGCTAACTATTCACTTGTTTTTAGAGGTAGAAAAACCAACTTTGGAATATCATATGGTGAATCTTATAATTCAACAAATATCCCCATGACATTAACCGCTTCACCACTTAACTTTGGGAGATCATCATCAGGGATACAAAAACAGATTATAGTTTCCTCACAACGCGCATATTTTGATAATAATGTACTTTTTGGACCAGAATACTCATACCAACAACTATATAATGGTAAACATATGAATACTATTACAATAGATATGGCTGTATATCTTTAA
- the nuoE gene encoding NADH-quinone oxidoreductase subunit NuoE: MSLVDLISPQAREDIDRVLSKFPADQRRSAILEGLHILQDQNGGYLTDDLQTALAEYLQVSKVDVYEVATFYCMYNLKPVGRHKLNVCTNVSCMLNGAYEILAHIEKKLAIKPGETTKDGRITLKEVECQGACCGSPMLEVDKVFYENLTIEKVNQIIDSLE; encoded by the coding sequence ATGTCTTTAGTAGATTTAATATCGCCACAAGCGAGAGAAGATATTGACAGGGTTTTAAGTAAGTTTCCAGCTGATCAACGAAGATCGGCGATATTGGAGGGCTTGCATATTTTGCAAGATCAAAATGGTGGCTACTTAACCGATGATTTGCAAACAGCTTTAGCAGAGTACTTACAGGTTAGTAAAGTTGATGTTTATGAGGTTGCTACATTTTATTGTATGTATAACCTAAAACCGGTTGGAAGACATAAATTGAATGTATGTACAAATGTTTCATGCATGTTAAATGGTGCTTATGAAATTTTAGCGCATATAGAGAAAAAACTTGCTATTAAGCCTGGCGAGACCACTAAAGATGGTCGTATAACTCTAAAAGAAGTTGAGTGCCAAGGTGCGTGCTGTGGTTCGCCTATGCTTGAGGTCGATAAGGTTTTTTATGAAAATCTAACTATAGAAAAAGTGAATCAAATAATTGATTCTTTGGAGTAG
- the fslD gene encoding rhizoferrin import MFS transporter FslD, translating into MQIDNKNLKYIPLLVLLTWFLGNMGVHFLLPLLPLLSNNLDASVKLTQYVIAFFLAGKALGMIVYGPLSEIYGRRKFMLFGLILYMSSSLLCMLTTDIYWLIFWRFVQGLGVSGTILMGRVIINDSYPNDKAANIFGYLFALAAVIIACLPTLGGIIAIFKNWQLAFATMMIYSSLIFVIMLKFLPETQSEQFQKSFSLIGIIKDYSNILRNRVFLGYLMCTSLMVAGESAFNTNAAFLMIKTYGVSPKIFGMMMSSLLIAHLLGAAICGRYVVKRGISKLTGVGALILVLAAMFLSVTSILKFDGPYLTITAMFIYFLGTGFIMTTAAVGVVSPFPKMIGTAMAFALSLEFLLSALSSFITSHLSISSLFPITVLITLLSLGSFAMWFFCIKRDK; encoded by the coding sequence ATGCAGATTGATAATAAAAATTTAAAATATATCCCTTTACTTGTTCTTTTAACATGGTTTTTAGGTAATATGGGCGTACATTTCTTGCTGCCATTACTACCTTTACTATCAAACAACCTCGATGCATCTGTAAAACTAACTCAGTATGTAATAGCTTTCTTCTTAGCTGGTAAGGCTCTAGGAATGATAGTCTATGGGCCACTATCTGAAATCTATGGTCGCCGTAAATTTATGCTTTTTGGTCTAATATTATATATGTCAAGTAGTCTGTTATGTATGCTAACAACAGATATATACTGGTTAATCTTTTGGCGTTTTGTTCAAGGACTCGGTGTAAGTGGTACTATACTTATGGGTAGGGTTATTATTAATGACTCATATCCAAATGATAAAGCTGCTAATATTTTTGGCTACTTGTTTGCCCTAGCTGCAGTAATTATTGCTTGTTTGCCTACTTTAGGAGGAATAATAGCCATATTCAAAAATTGGCAACTAGCTTTTGCTACCATGATGATTTATAGCAGTTTAATATTTGTGATAATGCTAAAATTTTTACCAGAAACACAGTCTGAGCAATTCCAAAAATCATTTTCTCTAATAGGGATTATTAAGGATTATTCTAATATCTTACGTAACCGCGTATTTTTGGGTTATCTGATGTGTACAAGCCTAATGGTAGCTGGTGAATCAGCATTTAACACAAATGCTGCTTTCTTGATGATAAAAACTTACGGAGTCTCACCAAAAATTTTTGGCATGATGATGTCTAGCTTGTTAATAGCTCACCTACTTGGAGCCGCCATATGTGGTCGCTATGTGGTCAAAAGAGGTATTTCAAAACTAACAGGAGTTGGTGCGCTAATATTAGTATTAGCAGCAATGTTCCTATCAGTAACATCTATACTTAAATTTGATGGTCCATACCTTACCATAACAGCGATGTTCATTTATTTCTTAGGAACAGGTTTTATCATGACAACAGCGGCAGTTGGCGTAGTATCACCATTTCCTAAAATGATTGGTACGGCCATGGCTTTTGCACTATCATTAGAATTTTTATTATCAGCATTAAGCAGTTTTATTACTAGTCACTTATCAATTTCTTCTTTATTTCCTATTACTGTACTTATAACTTTACTAAGTCTAGGCTCTTTTGCAATGTGGTTTTTCTGTATTAAAAGAGATAAATAA
- a CDS encoding Fur family transcriptional regulator, which produces MNSKNLDLKEFGFKVTQPRVEILKLFEKNKDKHLSPDDVFSKLKAQGSTTGIATVYRVLNQFESAGIINRLKLDNEQVMYELNQGEHHDHIICVKCNMIQEFYSPGIEALQKQIVESFGAEMIDYSLNIYVKCKSCREKI; this is translated from the coding sequence ATGAACTCGAAAAACCTTGACTTAAAAGAATTCGGTTTTAAAGTTACTCAACCTCGTGTTGAGATACTTAAATTATTTGAAAAAAACAAAGATAAGCATTTGAGTCCTGATGATGTTTTTTCTAAACTTAAAGCGCAAGGCAGCACAACAGGAATCGCTACAGTTTACAGAGTACTTAATCAGTTTGAGTCAGCAGGAATAATAAATCGCTTAAAACTTGATAATGAACAAGTAATGTATGAGTTAAATCAAGGTGAGCATCATGATCATATAATCTGTGTTAAGTGCAATATGATACAAGAGTTCTATAGCCCAGGAATCGAAGCTCTGCAAAAGCAGATTGTTGAATCATTCGGTGCTGAAATGATTGACTATAGTCTCAATATATATGTTAAATGCAAATCCTGTCGTGAAAAAATATAA
- the ndhC gene encoding NADH-quinone oxidoreductase subunit A, which yields MSTSVYEQFAPILIFLIIAFGLGAAFAIIGKVLSVIVGANNPNKTKGETFECGFPTFGDAREKLDVRFYLIAVLFLVFDLELAFIIPWGINLRASAGMPAISDHAFFAMIIFLVVLFLGLIYAWKKGALEWE from the coding sequence ATGAGTACAAGTGTTTATGAGCAATTTGCCCCTATACTGATATTCTTGATTATAGCTTTCGGTTTAGGTGCTGCTTTTGCAATTATTGGCAAAGTTTTATCAGTGATTGTTGGCGCAAATAATCCAAATAAAACCAAAGGAGAAACATTTGAATGTGGTTTTCCGACTTTTGGTGATGCAAGAGAGAAACTTGATGTGCGTTTTTATCTAATTGCAGTATTGTTTTTGGTTTTTGACTTGGAGTTGGCATTTATTATCCCATGGGGAATAAATCTACGAGCTAGTGCAGGAATGCCAGCTATTTCAGATCATGCATTTTTTGCGATGATTATATTTTTAGTGGTGTTATTCTTGGGCTTAATATACGCCTGGAAGAAAGGAGCTTTAGAGTGGGAATAG
- a CDS encoding NADH-quinone oxidoreductase subunit C gives MSTKLQDHFDKITKILSGFGVEGCISYGEITFSIRDQRDIHLILKKLKKEYLFEQLTDVTAVDYLTYGQSDWQVGKVVSQTGFSRGRQQDFKTAAVDNRFEIIYQLLSMANNVRIRVKCKLKDAQIILVDSVSDLWPSANWTEREVYDMFGIYFNNHPDLRRVLTDYGFVGHPLRKDFPQTGYVEMRYDENLGRVVYEPVEIDDRVNTPRVIRN, from the coding sequence GTGAGTACTAAATTACAAGATCATTTTGATAAAATAACAAAGATTTTGAGTGGCTTTGGCGTTGAGGGCTGTATATCTTATGGCGAGATAACTTTTTCTATCAGGGATCAGCGTGATATTCATTTAATTTTAAAAAAACTTAAAAAAGAGTATCTTTTTGAGCAGCTTACAGACGTAACAGCTGTTGATTATTTGACCTATGGTCAGTCAGACTGGCAGGTTGGTAAGGTTGTTTCACAAACAGGTTTTTCTAGAGGGCGTCAGCAAGATTTCAAAACCGCTGCTGTGGATAATAGATTTGAAATTATTTATCAGCTACTAAGTATGGCAAATAATGTCAGAATTAGAGTTAAGTGTAAACTAAAAGATGCGCAGATCATTTTGGTTGATTCTGTCAGTGATTTATGGCCATCAGCTAACTGGACTGAGAGAGAAGTCTACGATATGTTTGGAATTTACTTTAATAATCATCCTGATTTAAGAAGAGTGCTTACTGATTATGGTTTCGTTGGACACCCTTTGAGAAAAGATTTCCCGCAAACAGGCTATGTTGAGATGCGTTATGATGAAAACCTTGGTCGAGTTGTGTATGAGCCGGTAGAGATTGATGATAGGGTTAATACACCAAGAGTGATTCGTAACTAA
- a CDS encoding NuoB/complex I 20 kDa subunit family protein, with protein MGIGNENKGFITASADALINWVRTGSLWPVTTGLACCAVEMMHAGAARYDLDRFGIVFRPSPRQSDVLIVAGTLCNKMAPALRQVYDQMPDPKWVISMGSCANGGGYYHYSYSVVRGCDRIVPVDIYVPGCPPTAEALVYGIIQLQNKIIRKDTIARK; from the coding sequence GTGGGAATAGGTAACGAAAACAAAGGTTTTATAACTGCAAGTGCGGATGCACTTATAAACTGGGTGCGTACAGGATCTTTATGGCCGGTAACAACTGGTTTGGCTTGTTGTGCTGTAGAAATGATGCACGCAGGTGCGGCTAGGTATGATCTGGATAGGTTTGGTATAGTCTTTAGGCCTTCTCCAAGGCAGTCTGATGTGCTTATTGTTGCTGGGACTCTTTGCAATAAAATGGCTCCGGCGCTACGCCAAGTGTATGATCAAATGCCTGACCCTAAGTGGGTAATTTCTATGGGATCTTGTGCAAATGGTGGTGGTTATTATCATTACTCGTACTCGGTGGTTAGGGGTTGTGATAGGATTGTGCCTGTTGATATATATGTGCCAGGTTGTCCTCCTACTGCTGAGGCTTTAGTTTACGGCATTATACAACTGCAGAATAAAATTATTAGAAAAGATACTATAGCGAGGAAGTGA
- the gatB gene encoding Asp-tRNA(Asn)/Glu-tRNA(Gln) amidotransferase subunit GatB, with product MNWEMVIGLEVHIQLSTKSKLFSTSATKYGQHQNTQAAFLDLGLPGTLPVVNKEAIRKAVIFGLAVDAKISKDSFFARKNYFYPDLSKGYQISQSTNPIVQEGRLEIETSKGLKTIRIERAHLEEDAGKSVHGYIAGETGLDYNRAGTPLLEIVTYPDFRSAEEVVAYLKKLHQLVKHLGICDGNMQEGSFRCDVNLSIRPQGQAKFGTRAELKNINSFRFIDKAIEYEYARQVSVLESGGEVVQETRLYDADANETRSMRAKEDAFDYRYFPDPDLLPLVITDEYIESIKKQMPLKSEEREAVYREHLAEQEVEFLLSNLEIADYYDKVAVVIGYKPAYNWITVDLISTLNRAEKEFSSDVVPAEILLEIIANVQKDIISQANAKKVIAEYIDAPSAIEAIIEKLGLKQVSDEGMIRELVQGIIAANPQQAADFKAGKTKLMSFFVGQAMKASKGKANPKQVNQIVQEELNK from the coding sequence GTGAATTGGGAAATGGTGATAGGGCTAGAAGTCCATATTCAATTAAGTACTAAATCTAAGCTATTTTCGACTTCTGCAACAAAGTATGGTCAACATCAAAATACTCAAGCAGCATTTTTAGACTTAGGTTTGCCTGGAACGTTGCCTGTTGTAAATAAAGAAGCTATTCGTAAAGCAGTGATATTTGGCTTAGCTGTAGATGCTAAGATATCAAAGGACAGTTTCTTTGCGCGAAAAAATTATTTCTATCCAGATTTATCAAAAGGTTATCAGATTAGTCAATCAACTAATCCAATAGTCCAAGAAGGTAGATTAGAGATTGAAACTTCAAAAGGACTAAAAACTATCAGAATTGAGCGTGCACATTTAGAAGAAGATGCCGGTAAGTCTGTGCATGGTTATATTGCTGGTGAGACAGGATTAGATTACAATCGTGCTGGTACGCCACTTTTAGAGATTGTGACATATCCTGATTTTAGATCGGCTGAAGAAGTGGTTGCATATCTTAAAAAACTTCATCAGCTAGTTAAGCATTTAGGTATTTGCGATGGTAACATGCAAGAAGGTTCGTTTAGATGTGATGTTAACTTGTCAATTAGACCACAAGGACAAGCTAAGTTTGGTACACGTGCAGAGCTTAAAAATATAAACTCATTTAGGTTTATTGATAAAGCTATCGAGTATGAGTATGCTCGCCAAGTTAGTGTGTTGGAGTCAGGGGGCGAAGTTGTCCAGGAAACGCGTCTTTATGATGCAGATGCTAATGAGACGCGCTCAATGCGTGCAAAAGAAGATGCTTTTGATTATCGTTATTTCCCAGATCCAGATTTATTGCCATTGGTGATAACCGATGAGTATATCGAGAGTATCAAAAAACAAATGCCACTGAAATCGGAAGAGCGTGAAGCGGTATATCGTGAGCATCTAGCTGAGCAGGAAGTTGAGTTTTTATTATCAAATCTTGAGATAGCTGATTACTATGACAAAGTAGCAGTTGTGATAGGATACAAGCCAGCTTATAATTGGATAACAGTTGATCTAATATCAACTCTTAATAGGGCTGAAAAGGAGTTTTCTAGTGATGTTGTTCCTGCTGAGATTCTGCTAGAAATTATTGCTAATGTCCAAAAAGATATAATATCTCAAGCTAATGCTAAGAAAGTGATAGCAGAATATATTGATGCTCCTAGTGCAATTGAAGCTATTATTGAAAAGCTCGGTCTAAAACAAGTATCTGATGAGGGTATGATTCGCGAGTTAGTTCAAGGTATAATTGCTGCTAACCCTCAACAAGCAGCTGACTTTAAAGCTGGTAAAACAAAGCTTATGAGCTTTTTTGTTGGGCAAGCTATGAAAGCAAGTAAAGGTAAAGCAAATCCTAAGCAGGTTAATCAAATAGTTCAAGAAGAGCTAAATAAATAA
- a CDS encoding NADH-quinone oxidoreductase subunit D, producing the protein MAEYKNYTLNFGPVHPAAHGVLRLILELDGENVVRADPHVGLLHRGTEKLAEFKPYNQSIGYMDRLDYVSMMCNEHAYVMAIEKLLQLEVPERAKYIRVMFAEMTRILNHLLWVAACGIDLGAMTVFLYAFRVREDLFDCYEAVSGARMHAAYFRPGGVARDLPTQMPQYQKTRFTSKRKAKKLNEPRQGSMLDFLDHFVVDFEKSLDEIDTLLTDNRLWKQRTVDIGTVTAERAKELGFTGPMLRGSGVAWDLRKTQPYEVYHKLEFDIPIGANGDCYDRYLVRMAEMRESNKLIKQCVDWLRANPGPVLSDNHKVAPPKRNAMKNNMEELIHHFKLFSEGYCTTEGEVYVGTEHPKGEFGVYIKSDGANKPYRLKMRAPGFAHISAMDELLSGHMLADTPAIISTIDVVFGDVDR; encoded by the coding sequence ATGGCAGAGTATAAAAACTATACACTAAATTTTGGACCAGTTCATCCTGCAGCGCATGGTGTTCTTAGGCTTATTTTAGAACTTGATGGCGAAAATGTTGTGCGAGCTGATCCACACGTTGGATTGTTGCATAGAGGTACAGAAAAACTTGCTGAATTTAAGCCATATAACCAAAGTATTGGTTATATGGACAGGCTTGATTATGTCTCGATGATGTGTAATGAGCATGCTTATGTGATGGCGATTGAAAAGCTTTTACAGTTAGAGGTTCCCGAGAGGGCTAAATATATTCGCGTAATGTTTGCTGAGATGACTAGAATTTTAAATCATCTATTATGGGTTGCAGCATGTGGTATCGACCTTGGTGCAATGACTGTGTTTTTGTATGCTTTTAGGGTCAGAGAAGATTTGTTTGATTGCTATGAGGCTGTATCTGGTGCACGTATGCATGCGGCATATTTTAGACCTGGTGGTGTTGCTAGAGATTTGCCAACGCAGATGCCTCAATATCAAAAGACTAGATTTACTAGTAAGAGAAAAGCAAAGAAATTAAATGAGCCAAGGCAAGGAAGTATGCTTGATTTCTTGGATCATTTTGTTGTTGATTTTGAGAAATCTTTAGATGAGATTGATACTCTTTTAACTGATAATAGATTGTGGAAGCAGCGGACGGTTGATATTGGTACTGTAACTGCTGAGAGGGCTAAAGAGCTTGGTTTTACAGGCCCAATGTTAAGAGGAAGTGGAGTTGCGTGGGATCTTAGAAAAACTCAGCCTTATGAGGTGTATCATAAGCTGGAGTTTGATATTCCAATTGGTGCAAATGGTGACTGTTATGATAGGTATCTTGTCAGAATGGCTGAGATGCGTGAGTCAAATAAGCTTATCAAACAATGTGTTGATTGGCTTAGGGCTAATCCAGGACCTGTGTTGTCAGATAATCATAAGGTTGCGCCTCCTAAGAGAAATGCGATGAAAAATAATATGGAAGAGCTTATACATCACTTTAAACTTTTCTCAGAAGGCTATTGTACTACTGAGGGTGAGGTTTATGTTGGTACTGAACATCCAAAAGGTGAGTTTGGTGTGTATATCAAATCAGATGGTGCAAATAAGCCGTATAGATTAAAAATGAGAGCGCCAGGATTTGCACATATTAGTGCAATGGATGAATTATTATCTGGGCATATGTTAGCAGATACTCCAGCGATTATCTCAACAATAGATGTCGTATTTGGTGATGTAGATAGATAG
- the fslB gene encoding rhizoferrin export MFS transporter FslB, translating into MNNHIKAQILLLCFCQLIIIAAMEMSNPFLPIYLQSLGDFDLLPVNAWNVLAYAMPLISAMLFSPFWGKYADRFGYKTMILRAALALAIIQLLIYLTNSALLFITLRFIQGAIAGFLLAAQSYAVVIVSKEFRSRILAWLQSSTAIGIAIGPLIGGVLATLLSYNQIFLICAVIACCIFIILLIKLESISNPSLLSKQDNNKNCYHKNTSNNYLIYVYFSVIFLAILLSQTAKFLPQSFFAIYAKEFFSSDPIIIAAIYAAPAFSLLLFSAPIGYLFDKLLNKQVNNQYFFASSYFIILFAISTVAIYVHGFTHNIYLILAARFILGVTFAGTLPCLFSLACRTKDNNFGFLIGYCNTFSKFGNLCGIFLGGFIFQISSMQTVFYVTAIIYMFLVVIYICLLYLFDLKSSNFKNKELINV; encoded by the coding sequence ATGAATAATCATATAAAAGCACAAATACTGTTACTATGCTTTTGTCAGCTTATAATCATAGCAGCTATGGAAATGAGTAATCCTTTTTTACCAATTTACTTACAATCCCTCGGCGATTTTGATCTACTACCAGTAAATGCCTGGAATGTCTTAGCTTATGCAATGCCTTTAATATCAGCAATGCTTTTCTCTCCTTTTTGGGGTAAATATGCCGATAGATTTGGCTATAAAACAATGATCCTTAGAGCTGCCTTAGCTTTAGCTATTATACAATTGCTGATATATCTAACAAATAGTGCTTTGCTATTTATAACCCTAAGATTTATCCAAGGAGCTATAGCTGGATTTTTATTAGCAGCTCAAAGCTATGCTGTAGTTATTGTTTCAAAAGAATTTAGAAGTCGTATACTTGCCTGGTTACAATCATCTACGGCAATCGGTATCGCTATAGGTCCTTTGATAGGTGGTGTTTTAGCCACATTACTTAGTTATAACCAAATATTTTTGATTTGTGCTGTTATAGCTTGCTGTATCTTTATCATCTTACTGATTAAATTAGAAAGTATCTCAAACCCTTCTTTATTATCAAAACAAGATAATAATAAAAATTGCTATCATAAAAATACTTCTAATAACTATTTAATATATGTTTATTTCTCGGTAATTTTCTTAGCTATTTTATTATCTCAAACGGCAAAATTTTTGCCACAATCATTTTTTGCCATTTATGCTAAAGAGTTTTTTAGCTCAGACCCGATAATCATAGCAGCCATTTATGCAGCACCTGCATTTAGTCTACTGCTATTTTCAGCGCCGATAGGTTATTTATTTGATAAGCTCCTTAACAAACAAGTTAATAATCAATATTTCTTTGCCAGTAGCTATTTTATAATTTTGTTTGCAATATCCACTGTAGCAATTTATGTTCATGGATTTACACACAACATTTATCTTATATTAGCAGCTAGATTCATACTTGGAGTTACCTTTGCCGGCACACTACCATGCTTATTTAGCTTAGCATGTAGAACTAAAGATAATAATTTTGGTTTTCTAATTGGCTACTGTAATACGTTCTCTAAATTTGGAAATCTCTGTGGCATTTTCCTGGGTGGATTTATATTCCAAATATCAAGCATGCAAACAGTTTTCTATGTTACTGCTATTATCTATATGTTTTTAGTAGTTATCTACATATGTCTACTTTATCTATTTGACCTTAAATCATCTAATTTTAAAAATAAGGAATTAATAAATGTCTAA
- the fslC gene encoding rhizoferrin biosystnesis N-citrylornithine decarboxylase FslC, which yields MSKLSDSKSVFSKLSNKQIETIIQRYASPCFIIDENTLLERARLFQQAILNQYQNSIAAYSVKTQSLNTIIQKFYEVGFIPEVVSSDEFEQIQKLQLCDKSIIFNGPYKNDASFIKALQLNAMINCDHFDEILRIAKIAKKLNITAKIGLRVADNKTPQNWSRFGFALTDQQSNSDIFTTIDKIQQIANIQLAGLHCHIGTNIRDISRFTAMAKNIAELAETILTKYKLTLEWIDLGGGLAGISPTLSDKRLQPYNPFDLELYAATIIAPLKEYLNKTNDKTKLIFELGRSLVDYSVALLTTIVGTREQNEDFQSLITDAGIHTIPTISTYRHPIYHLKTDSYHKKTLLLGPSCMQHDFLHDDIFLPKLEYGDKLLIDGVGAYNISRNNEFIHLKPSVILIDKNHQYQVLRVRQTHQ from the coding sequence ATGTCTAAACTAAGCGATTCAAAGAGTGTTTTTAGTAAACTTTCAAACAAACAAATTGAAACAATTATTCAAAGATATGCTTCGCCATGCTTTATCATCGATGAAAATACGCTGCTAGAACGAGCTAGACTTTTTCAACAAGCTATTTTAAATCAATATCAAAATAGTATTGCCGCATACTCAGTAAAAACTCAATCTCTAAACACTATTATTCAAAAATTTTATGAAGTAGGATTTATCCCAGAGGTTGTCTCGAGTGATGAGTTTGAGCAAATACAAAAACTACAACTATGTGATAAAAGTATAATCTTTAATGGTCCATATAAAAATGATGCAAGCTTTATCAAAGCATTACAATTAAATGCTATGATAAACTGTGATCACTTTGATGAAATATTGCGCATTGCAAAGATCGCAAAAAAGCTAAATATAACTGCAAAAATTGGTTTAAGAGTAGCAGATAATAAAACTCCTCAAAATTGGTCTAGATTTGGATTTGCCTTAACAGACCAACAAAGTAATAGTGATATATTTACCACCATAGACAAAATACAACAAATAGCAAATATTCAATTAGCTGGGCTACATTGTCATATTGGAACAAATATTAGAGATATCTCGAGATTTACCGCAATGGCAAAAAACATTGCCGAATTGGCCGAGACGATTCTAACAAAGTATAAGCTTACTCTAGAATGGATAGACTTAGGTGGCGGTTTAGCAGGAATAAGCCCTACTCTAAGCGATAAAAGATTACAACCATACAACCCTTTTGATTTAGAACTATATGCCGCGACAATAATAGCCCCCCTAAAAGAGTATTTAAACAAAACCAATGATAAAACTAAATTAATTTTTGAGCTAGGACGTAGTTTGGTCGATTATTCAGTAGCACTATTAACAACTATAGTTGGTACTAGAGAGCAAAATGAAGATTTCCAAAGCTTAATAACAGATGCTGGGATACATACCATACCAACAATATCTACCTATAGACACCCAATCTACCACCTAAAAACTGATAGCTACCACAAGAAAACCTTACTATTGGGTCCTAGTTGTATGCAACATGATTTTTTGCATGATGATATATTTTTACCGAAGCTTGAATATGGAGATAAATTACTGATAGATGGAGTTGGGGCTTATAACATATCAAGAAATAACGAGTTCATCCATCTAAAGCCAAGTGTAATTCTAATCGACAAAAATCATCAATACCAAGTTCTCAGAGTTAGACAAACACATCAATAA